A region of Cucumis melo cultivar AY chromosome 2, USDA_Cmelo_AY_1.0, whole genome shotgun sequence DNA encodes the following proteins:
- the LOC103494031 gene encoding uncharacterized protein LOC103494031 isoform X2 yields MGWFLVISALVVIWIASLCKIFSSYSSGFLNDGTPQKRNILLVIAHPDDESMFFSPTINFLTSRGHKLHILCMSIGNADGMGTIRREELYKASTVLKVCRMVLAKCGIINCWQRLLNRKYQAVRLTCYGVSGHCNHRDVHNGVRVFLHNKAPQSFEAWELVSTNILRKYSGPVDIWLSILFSEAHTSGTTHCLINECPRQSFFAMAQHASQWVWFRKLFVTFSSYTFVNTLKRIN; encoded by the exons ATGGGTTGGTTCTTGGTTATTTCTGCCTTGGTTGTAATTTGGATTGCTTCATTATGCAAAATCTTTTCATCTTATAGCAGTGGTTTCTTAAATG ATGGCACTCCTCAAAAGAGAAATATCTTGCTGGTCATTGCCCATCCAGATGATGAGTCTAT GTTCTTTTCTCCAACAATAAACTTCCTTACATCAAGGGGGCATAAACTTCATATTTTATGCATGTCGATTG GTAATGCAGATGGCATGGGAACCATAAGAAGAGAAGAGTTATACAAAGCTTCCACAGTTCTTAAG GTTTGCAG GATGGTTTTGGCAAAGTGTGGGATCATAAATTGCTGGCAGAGATTATTGAACAGGAAATATCAAGCCGTGAGATTGACTTG CTATGGAGTTTCTGGTCACTGTAATCATCGTGATGTGCACAATGGGGTGCG AGTTTTCTTACACAATAAGGCTCCACAAAGTTTCGAGGCATGGGAACTA GTCAGTACCAATATACTACGGAAGTATAGTGGACCAGTTGATATCTGGTTATCTATTTTGTTTTCTGAAGCGCACACAAGTGGAACAACACATTGCTTGATAAATGAATGTCCACGACAAAGCTTCTTCGCAATGGCACAGCATGCAAGCCAATGGGTTTG GTTTCGGAAACTCTTTGTTACATTTTCCAGTTATACCTTTGTCAACACACTGAAAAGAATCAACTAG
- the LOC103494031 gene encoding uncharacterized protein LOC103494031 isoform X1, which translates to MGWFLVISALVVIWIASLCKIFSSYSSGFLNDGTPQKRNILLVIAHPDDESMFFSPTINFLTSRGHKLHILCMSIGNADGMGTIRREELYKASTVLKVPLNQLKILDHPGLQDGFGKVWDHKLLAEIIEQEISSREIDLIITFDSYGVSGHCNHRDVHNGVRVFLHNKAPQSFEAWELVSTNILRKYSGPVDIWLSILFSEAHTSGTTHCLINECPRQSFFAMAQHASQWVWFRKLFVTFSSYTFVNTLKRIN; encoded by the exons ATGGGTTGGTTCTTGGTTATTTCTGCCTTGGTTGTAATTTGGATTGCTTCATTATGCAAAATCTTTTCATCTTATAGCAGTGGTTTCTTAAATG ATGGCACTCCTCAAAAGAGAAATATCTTGCTGGTCATTGCCCATCCAGATGATGAGTCTAT GTTCTTTTCTCCAACAATAAACTTCCTTACATCAAGGGGGCATAAACTTCATATTTTATGCATGTCGATTG GTAATGCAGATGGCATGGGAACCATAAGAAGAGAAGAGTTATACAAAGCTTCCACAGTTCTTAAG GTTCCCCTCAATCAACTGAAGATCCTGGACCATCCAGGTTTGCAG GATGGTTTTGGCAAAGTGTGGGATCATAAATTGCTGGCAGAGATTATTGAACAGGAAATATCAAGCCGTGAGATTGACTTG ATTATTACTTTTGATAGCTATGGAGTTTCTGGTCACTGTAATCATCGTGATGTGCACAATGGGGTGCG AGTTTTCTTACACAATAAGGCTCCACAAAGTTTCGAGGCATGGGAACTA GTCAGTACCAATATACTACGGAAGTATAGTGGACCAGTTGATATCTGGTTATCTATTTTGTTTTCTGAAGCGCACACAAGTGGAACAACACATTGCTTGATAAATGAATGTCCACGACAAAGCTTCTTCGCAATGGCACAGCATGCAAGCCAATGGGTTTG GTTTCGGAAACTCTTTGTTACATTTTCCAGTTATACCTTTGTCAACACACTGAAAAGAATCAACTAG
- the LOC103494031 gene encoding uncharacterized protein LOC103494031 isoform X3 gives MFFSPTINFLTSRGHKLHILCMSIGNADGMGTIRREELYKASTVLKVPLNQLKILDHPGLQDGFGKVWDHKLLAEIIEQEISSREIDLIITFDSYGVSGHCNHRDVHNGVRVFLHNKAPQSFEAWELVSTNILRKYSGPVDIWLSILFSEAHTSGTTHCLINECPRQSFFAMAQHASQWVWFRKLFVTFSSYTFVNTLKRIN, from the exons AT GTTCTTTTCTCCAACAATAAACTTCCTTACATCAAGGGGGCATAAACTTCATATTTTATGCATGTCGATTG GTAATGCAGATGGCATGGGAACCATAAGAAGAGAAGAGTTATACAAAGCTTCCACAGTTCTTAAG GTTCCCCTCAATCAACTGAAGATCCTGGACCATCCAGGTTTGCAG GATGGTTTTGGCAAAGTGTGGGATCATAAATTGCTGGCAGAGATTATTGAACAGGAAATATCAAGCCGTGAGATTGACTTG ATTATTACTTTTGATAGCTATGGAGTTTCTGGTCACTGTAATCATCGTGATGTGCACAATGGGGTGCG AGTTTTCTTACACAATAAGGCTCCACAAAGTTTCGAGGCATGGGAACTA GTCAGTACCAATATACTACGGAAGTATAGTGGACCAGTTGATATCTGGTTATCTATTTTGTTTTCTGAAGCGCACACAAGTGGAACAACACATTGCTTGATAAATGAATGTCCACGACAAAGCTTCTTCGCAATGGCACAGCATGCAAGCCAATGGGTTTG GTTTCGGAAACTCTTTGTTACATTTTCCAGTTATACCTTTGTCAACACACTGAAAAGAATCAACTAG
- the LOC103494030 gene encoding UDP-glucose 6-dehydrogenase 1-like, whose amino-acid sequence MVKICCIGAGYVGGPTMAVIALKCPTIEVAVVDISVPKILAWNSDQLPIYEPGLDEVVKQCRGKNLFFSTDVERHVSEADIIFVSVNTPTKTRGLGAGKAADLTYWESAARMIADVSKTDKIVVEKSTVPVKTAEAIEKILTHNSKGIKYQILSNPEFLAEGTAIKDLFNPDRVLIGGRETPDGLKAIQALKSVYAQWVPEERILTTNLWSAELSKLAANAFLAQRISSINAMSALCEATGADVSQVSHAVGKDTRIGPKFLNASVGFGGSCFQKDILNLIYICECNGLNEVAGYWKQVIKVNDYQKNRFVNRVVSSMFNTVSGKKIAILGFAFKKDTGDTRETPAIDVCKGLLGDKAKLSVYDPQVTEDQIQRDLSMNKFDWDHPIHLQPVSPTAAKEVSFAWDPYEATKDAHGVCILTEWDEFKTLDFQRIFKQMQKPAFVFDGRNVVDVQKLREIGFIVYSIGKPLDPWLKDMPVMA is encoded by the coding sequence ATGGTGAAGATCTGCTGCATTGGAGCTGGGTATGTTGGTGGGCCTACCATGGCGGTGATTGCATTAAAATGTCCCACAATTGAAGTAGCAGTTGTTGATATCTCTGTCCCGAAGATCTTAGCCTGGAATAGTGACCAACTCCCCATATATGAGCCTGGTCTTGATGAAGTAGTGAAGCAGTGCAGAGGAAAGAATCTATTTTTCAGTACAGATGTTGAGAGGCACGTCTCAGAGGCAGACATAATCTTTGTTTCAGTTAACACTCCAACGAAAACTCGAGGCCTTGGAGCTGGAAAAGCTGCAGATCTCACCTATTGGGAGAGTGCGGCCAGGATGATTGCCGATGTATCAAAAACAGACAAGATTGTTGTTGAAAAATCAACTGTTCCAGTTAAAACAGCTGAGGCAATAGAAAAGATCCTTACTCACAACAGTAAGGGAATCAAATATCAGATTCTATCAAATCCAGAGTTCCTTGCCGAGGGTACTGCTATTAAAGATTTATTTAACCCCGACAGGGTTCTCATAGGAGGAAGAGAAACTCCGGATGGTCTCAAGGCAATTCAGGCTTTGAAGAGTGTATATGCCCAGTGGGTGCCTGAAGAAAGAATTCTCACCACGAATCTGTGGTCAGCAGAGCTCTCAAAGTTAGCTGCTAATGCATTTCTGGCTCAAAGGATCTCTTCTATCAATGCCATGTCAGCTCTCTGTGAGGCTACTGGTGCAGATGTGTCACAGGTATCCCACGCTGTTGGGAAAGATACTAGAATAGGACCGAAGTTCCTAAATGCTAGTGTCGGTTTTGGTGGATCATGTTTTCAGAAAGACATTCTCAATTTGATTTATATTTGTGAATGCAATGGCTTGAATGAAGTTGCAGGCTACTGGAAACAAGTGATAAAGGTCAACGACTACCAAAAGAACCGATTTGTGAACCGGGTTGTCTCTTCAATGTTCAATACAGTTTCAGGAAAAAAGATAGCGATCCTTGGATTTGCTTTCAAGAAAGATACAGGTGACACAAGGGAAACTCCAGCAATTGATGTCTGCAAGGGACTTTTAGGGGACAAGGCAAAATTGAGTGTATATGATCCACAAGTAACTGAGGATCAGATTCAAAGGGACTTATCTATGAACAAGTTTGATTGGGACCATCCAATCCACTTGCAGCCAGTGAGCCCAACTGCAGCAAAGGAAGTCAGTTTTGCTTGGGACCCATATGAGGCGACTAAAGATGCTCATGGAGTCTGCATTCTAACTGAATGGGATGAATTCAAGACTCTTGATTTCCAAAGGATTTTTAAACAAATGCAGAAACCTGCATTTGTCTTTGACGGGAGAAATGTTGTTGATGTTCAAAAGCTCAGGGAGATAGGATTCATAGTGTACTCCATTGGAAAACCACTGGATCCATGGCTCAAGGATATGCCTGTTATGGCATAG